Proteins encoded in a region of the Equus asinus isolate D_3611 breed Donkey chromosome X, EquAss-T2T_v2, whole genome shotgun sequence genome:
- the LOC106835935 gene encoding melanoma-associated antigen B18-like, with translation MPRGQKSKLRAREKRRQAQIETQRLQDAQATEAEEGSPSSPSPSFGGSPKSSPSAGSGSKSQRSRRAPPTTNTSAGVSCTRSDEGAKNQDEERPSTSQASASTDDPRRTPLDQKAILLVEFLLRKYNMRDPITKQDMMRQVIKKHKAHFHVILKKASELMVLAFGIDVKEVDPIRHRYVLVSKLQRTSDDRLRGEKIMPKTGLLMTILCVIFMKANCAAEEDIWEVLNVMGIYADKKHYIYGDANKLITEDFVQERYLEYRQVPNSDPPRYAFLWGPRAHAETSKMKVLEFLAKLHDTVPSAFPAWYEEALRDEEERARARFASLLRIGTTANVPSGVNLGSLSQL, from the coding sequence ATGCCTCGGGGGCAGAAGAGTAAACTCCGTGCCCGTGAGAAACGCCGTCAGGCCCAGATTGAGACTCAGCGTCTCCAGGAtgctcaggccactgaagcagaggaagggtccccttcctccccctctccttCTTTTGGTGGTAGTCCCAAGAGCTCCCCTTCTGCTGGGTCAGGTAGCAAATCCCAGAGGTCTCGGAGGGCCCCACCCACAACCAATACTTCTGCAGGTGTTTCATGCACAAGGTCTGATGAAGGTGCCAAGAACCAAGATGAGGAAAGACCAAGCACCTCCCAGGCATCAGCCAGCACTGATGATCCTCGCAGAACCCCTCTAGATCAGAAGGCAATTTTATTGGTGGAATTCCTGCTGCGCAAGTATAACATGAGGGATCCCATAACAAAACAAGATATGATGAGGCAGGTCATCAAAAAGCACAAAGCACACTTCCATGTGATCCTCAAGAAAGCTTCTGAGCTAATGGTGCTGGCCTTTGGAATTGATGTGAAGGAAGTTGATCCTATTAGGCACCGCTATGTCCTTGTCAGCAAATTGCAGCGCACCTCTGATGACAGGCTGAGGGGTGAGAAGATCATGCCCAAGACCGGCCTCCTGATGACTATCCTCTGTGTGATCTTCATGAAGGCCAACTGTGCTGCGGAAGAGGATATCTGGGAAGTACTTAATGTGATGGGGATATATGCTGACAAGAAGCACTACATCTATGGGGATGCCAATAAGCTCATCACTGAAGATTTCGTGCAAGAAAGGTACCTGGAGTACCGGCAGGTGCCCAACAGCGATCCTCCACGCTATGCATTCCTGTGGGGTCCAAGAGCCCATGCTGAAACCAGCAAGATGAAAGTCCTGGAATTTTTGGCCAAGCTTCATGATACCGTCCCTAGTGCCTTCCCAGCCTGGTATGAAGAAGCTTTGCgagatgaggaagagagagcCCGAGCCAGATTTGCATCTTTGCTTCGTATTGGTACCACGGCTAATGTGCCTTCCGGGGTCAATCTTGGCAGCttgtcccagctgtag